A portion of the Mytilus galloprovincialis chromosome 12, xbMytGall1.hap1.1, whole genome shotgun sequence genome contains these proteins:
- the LOC143053442 gene encoding hydroxymethylglutaryl-CoA lyase, mitochondrial-like — protein sequence MAVRRLLSSKFLEKVSKNYSQATIAGFPSFVKIVEVGPRDGLQNEKAIVPVQTKIEFINKLSEAGLSVIEVTSFVSPKWIPQMADHTEVMTGIKRHPGVIYQALVPNVKGFHSAINAKVNEIAIFGAASESFSKKNINCSIEDSLKRFDAVLEEAKKTNTPVRGYVSCVLGCPYEGDIDPEKVAWVSKKMLDMGCYEISLGDTIGVGTPGKMKTLISTVSRDVPIEKLAVHCHDTYGQAIANIFAALQMGISVVDSSVAGLGGCPYAKGASGNVSTEDVVYLMHGLSIKTGVNIQKLIDAGNFISSAIGRQTHSKVAQATKSSL from the exons ATGGCTGTTCGTCGTCTTCTCAGTTCCAAATTCTTGGAAAAAGTGTCAAAAAATTACTCCCAAGCAACA ATTGCTGGTTTTCCCTCATTTGTAAAGATTGTTGAAGTTGGACCAAGAGATGGGCTTCAGAATGAAAAG GCCATAGTTCCAGTACAAACAAAGATTGAGTTTATCAACAAATTATCAGAAGCAGGATTGTCTGTTATTGAGGTCACAAGTTTTGTGTCACCAAAATGGATCCCCCAG ATGGCCGACCATACAGAAGTGATGACAGGAATTAAGAGACACCCTGGAGTGATATATCAGGCACTTGTCCCAAATGTTAAAGGATTTCATTCTGCT ataaatGCCAAAGTTAATGAGATTGCTATATTTGGTGCAGCATCAGAATCCTTCAGCAA AAAAAACATAAACTGCAGTATAGAAGATAGTCTGAAAAGATTTGATGCAGTTCTAGAGGAAGCTAAGAAGACTAATACACCTGTCAGAGG ATACGTATCCTGTGTACTTGGTTGTCCATATGAAGGTGACATTGACCCAGAAAAAGTGGCCTGG GTTTCCAAAAAGATGTTAGACATGGGATGTTATGAAATATCACTAGGAGATACCATAGGTGTTGGTACACCAGGTAAAATGAAGACGCTGATATCTACGGTATCAAGAGATGTACCAATAGAGAAGTTAGCAGTACACTGCCATGATACATATGGTCAGGCTATTGCCAATATATTTGCTGCTTTACAG ATGGGTATCTCGGTGGTGGACAGTTCCGTAGCAGGTCTTGGAGGATGTCCATATGCCAAAGGTGCCAGTGGAAACGTATCCACAGAAGATGTAGTCTATTTAATGCATGGTTTATCAATTAAAACA ggTGTTAATATACAAAAGTTGATAGACGCTGGTAATTTTATATCGTCTGCTATAGGACGACAAACTCATTCCAAAGTGGCACAAGCAACAAAATCAAGTCTATGA